DNA sequence from the Pedobacter schmidteae genome:
CGAATATCCATTTGGTATAGCGGTAGCTTCCAATGGAACTGTATTCATTTCTACAGATTTTGCCGCTCCGGCCGAGGGAAAGATCATTAAATTGACCCCAAATGCCGGCGCAACAATTTATACACCAAGTGATTTTCAGACCGGAAGGTATTTTACGGCTCTGGCCATAGATACACAGGATAAGCTTTATGCAACGGAATACAATGGGACGGGGTACAGTGTTGTCAAATACAACGATATCAATACAGCAAATTCCACGGGAGTTTCTCTTTACTCCACGCTAAAGTCTGCTCCCGGTTACAGTTATCCTACCGGACTGGCTGTGGGCATTAATGGCGATGTGTTTGTTGCCGATGCCTTTAGTAATGATGGAATAGGTACGGATGGGGGCAAGGTAATCAAACTGACCGCCAGTACAGCTTATACCCCAAGTGACGTGTCGACAGGTAAATATGCTACTTCAATTGCACTGGATAACTTTGGGAACCTTTACTCTAACGAAAACTCAGGGTCATCGGTACTGGATTATAAACTGGTTAAATATACAGGTGCTACGGGTACCCCTTCGGTAATTTATGGAAGCTTAAATACCGATGGTATATATTACCCATGGGGAGTGGTTTTTATAGGAAATGAGATATATGGTGTAAATGGCAATAATGCTACTACCGCAACCGGAGGGGAAATTATCAAACATACTCAGCTTGATGTGACGGCGCCTGCCGTTCCTACCAACCTTACGGCAATCCCGGGAAACAAATCAAATGTATTAAACTGGACCGGAGTGGGCGATGCCGATTTGCTGGGTTATAACATATACGGAGGTACCAGCCAAAATCCAACTACACTGATTGGTGGAGTTCCGGCGGGCACTACGACTTTTATTCATACAGGACTTGCCTCCGGTACATTGTATTACTATAAAGTAGCCTCATCGGATGATAAATTTAATGTTAGCGGCAAATCTGTAGAAGCTTCTTCCACACCTTTCCTGCTGGCCGGTGGACCAGGTACGTTACCGGCTGCTACTTTTAACGAAGCCTATTCACAAACTTTAACCGCTACAGGAGGTACCGGGCCATACACTTTTAGTGTAATCGGAACTTTACCTGGTGGCCTAAGTTTAAATAGTGGCATAATATCAGGCACGCCTACTGCTGCAGGTACCTATAATTTTAGCATACGCACTACCGAGTCATCTCCGGCTCCCGGACCTTATTTCGAAGATATTGCCTATACTTTAGTTGTAAACCTGGCTCCGCCAGTATTTACTTTTGCCGCCACCGATACCAAAACTTATGGAGCTGCAGATTATACTTTAACTGCAACAAGTACCAATACCACTACGCCAATTACCTATGCGCTAACTGGTACTGGAGCTACAGTAAGCCCAACGGGAACGGTACACATTACAGGCGCGGGAACCGTTACCATCACCGCCAGTCAGGTGGGTAATGCAAGTTACGGACCAGGATCGGCAACGCAAACTTTAACCATAGGTAAAAAGGCGCTTACCATTGCGGCAAACCATAAGACCAAAACCTACGGACAGGCATTGACCAATAATGCTGCTTCTACTGATTTTGTGGCGACAGGCCTGGTAGTTCCTGAAACTATAGGTACGGTAAACGTTGTTTACGGAACGGGTACCTTGGCTACCGAAGCTGTTGCAACCTACACCGGAACTGTGACTGCGACAGCTGCAGCAGGTGGTACTTTTAATGCAAATAATTACGACATTACTTATACTCCGGGCAACATCATTGTAAACCAGGCGCCATTAACCGTTACTGCAAGTAATGTCAATAAGGCATATGGGCAGGTGTTGACGGATGGAGCCGGAGCTACTGCCTTTACTTCTTCCGGACTACAGAACGGAGAGACTATTGGCAGTATAAGTGTAGCTTATGCCGGCGGAGCATTAGCCAATGATCCCATAAACACATACCTTGCTGCTATTACCGCCAGCAACGCAACAGCGGGTACATTTACCCCGGCCAACTATGCAATCACGTATGTAAAGGGTAATGTTATTGTTGATAAAGCTGCGCTGACCATTACCGCTAATAACCGCAACAAAACTTACGGAACACTGGCTACTTTTGTTGGAACGGAATTTACTACCTCAGGTTTGGTTAATGGAAATACCGTAACAGGAGTAACTTTAACCAGTACAGGGGCTGCAGCAACATCTACAGTTGCGGGTGGTCCATATCTGATTGTACCTGCCTTAGCCACAGGAACAGGATTGAACAACTATACCATTACCTATACAAACGGTAGCTTAACCGTAGATAAACAGGATCTGGTAGTGGTAAATACCGACCGCGCTAAAACTTATGGTGATGTATTGACCAATGCCAGCTTTACAGGTAGCCTTACCGGTGTGGTCAATGGCGATAACATTACGTTGACCAGGAACAGTACAGGAGCAGTAGCTACGGCTGTAACAGGTACCACCTATCCAATTGTGGCTACCCTGTCCGATCCGGGCAGTAAGCTGGCCAACTATAACCTGACCAATACCAACGGTACTTTAACCGTTGATAAAAAAGCGCTGACCGTTACGGCCAGTAACCGTACCAAAACTTATGGCGATGCGGTAACTTTTACAGGAACAGAGTTTAGTCAGGCAGGTCTGATCAATGGTAATACCCTAACGGGTGTAACCTTAAACAGTACCGGTGCGGCAGCTACGGCTGTGGCCTCAGTAACCCCATATCCAATTATACCAACAGTTGCAGTAGGAGCTGGGTTGGATAACTATGCCATTACTTATGTAAACGGAGGATTGAGCGTAGACCAAAAAGCGCTTACCGTGGTAAACGATAACCGTTCAAAAGCGTATGGTGATGTGCTGACCAATGCTGATTTTACAGGTAGCCTTACCGGTATTGTCAATGGTGACAACATTACCTTAACCAGGAGCAGTACAGGTGAAGTAGCTACCGCAGTAACAGGTACCACTTATCCAATTGTGGCTACCCTGGCCGATCCGGACAGTAAACTGAGCAATTATACCTTAAACAATCCTGACGGTACTTTAACGGTAGGAAAGAAAGCCTTAACCATTACGGCCGATAACCGCAATAAAACTTACGGAACGCTGGCTACTTTTGCCGGCACAGAGTTTACGACCTTAGGTCTGATCAATGGCAATACCGTAACAGGAGTTACCTTAACCAGTACAGGTGCCGCGGCAGCATCAACAGTTGCGGGTGGCCCATATCCTATTGTACCTACAGTAGCTACCGGAACAGGCCTAAACAACTATACCATTACTTATGTAAATGGTAGCTTAGCCATAGATAAACAGAATCTGGTGGTGGTCAATACCGATCGCACTAAAACTTATGGTGATGTATTGACCAATGCCAGCTTTACAGGAAGTATTACAGGCGTGGTCAATGGTGATAACATTACGTTGACCAGGAACAGTACCGGTGCTATAGCTACAGCTGTAACTACTAGTACCTACCCAATTATAGCTACTTTGGCCGATCCGGGGAATAAGCTGGACAATTATAATGTAACCAATACCAACGGTACTTTAACCGTTGATAAAAAAGCGCTGACCATTACGGCCAGTAACCGTACCAAAACTTATGGTGATGCGGTAACTTTTACAGGAACAGAGTTTAGTCAGACAGGTTTGATCAATGGTAATACCGTAACGGGTGTAACCTTAAACAGTACCGGTGCGGCAGCTACGGCTGTGGCTTCATTAACCCCGTATCCAATTGTACCAACAGTTGCAGTAGGAGCTGGGTTGGATAACTATGCCATTACTTATGTAAACGGGGGATTGAGCGTAGACCAAAAAGCGCTTACCGTGGTAAACGATAATCGTTCAAAAGCGTATGGTGATGTGCTGACCAATGCTGATTTTACAGGTAGCCTTACCGGTATTGTCAATGGTGACAACATTACCTTAACCAGGAGCAGTACAGGTGAAGTAGCTACCGCAGTAACAGGTACCACTTATCCAATTGTGGCTGCCCTGGCCGATCCGGACAGCAAACTGAGCAATTATACCTTAAACAATCCTGCCGGTACTTTAACGGTAGGAAAGAAAGCCTTAACCATTACGGCCGATAACCGCAATAAAACTTACGGAACGCTGGCTACTTTTGCCGGCACGGAGTTTACTCCGGTAGGTCTGATCAATGGCAATACTGTAACAGGAGTAACTTTAACCAGTACAGGTGCCTCGGCAGCAGCAACAGTTGCAGGTGGCCCATATCCTATTGTACCTACAATAGCCACCGGAACAGGCCTAAACAACTATACCATTACTTATGTAAATGGTAGCTTAGCCATAGATAAACAGAATCTGGTGGTGGTCAATACCGACCGCGCTAAAACTTATGGTGATGTGTTGACCAATACCGATTTTACAGGTAGCCTTACCGGTGTGGTCAATGGCGATAACATTACGTTGACCAGGAACAGTACCGGTGCTATAGCTACGGCTGTAACTGGTACGACTTATCCTATTGTGGCTACCCTGTCCGATCCGGGCAGTAAGCTGGCCAACTATAACCTGACCAATACCAACGGTACTTTAACCGTTGATAAAAAAGCGCTGACCATTACGGCCAGTAACCGTACCAAAACTTATGGTGATGCGGTAACTTTTGCAGGAACAGAGTTTAGTCAGGCAGGTCTGATCAATGGTAATACCGTAACGGGTGTAACCTTAAACAGTACCGGTGCGGCAGCTACGGCTGTGGCCTCAGTAACCCCATATCCAATTGTACCAACAGTTGCAGTAGGAACAGGACTGGACAATTATACCATTACTTATCTAAATGGTGGACTAACCGTTGATAGAAAAGCGTTGACCATTACGGCCAGTAACCGCATTAAAACTTATGGCGATGCGGTAACTTTTGCCGGTACAGAGTTTACTCAGGTAGGACTCATCAATGGCAATACGATAACCGGCGTAACTTTAACTAGTCCCGGAGCTGTTGCCACGGCAACCATAGCAGGTTCAACTTACCCGATTGTACCATCAGCGGCCATAGGAACCGGCTTGGATAGTTATGCTATAACTTATGCCAATGGTACCTTAACTGTAAACAAGAAAGCGTTGACCATTACTGCCGACAACAAAGAGAAGTTTGCAGGAACTGCCAACCCGACATTAACGGCTAGCTACAATGGCTTTGCCAATGGCGAAACCAATACAGTGCTGACCACCCAACCTGCATTAAGTACTACGGCGGTTACAACAAGTCCGATTGGCGATTACCCGATTACTGTGGGGGGGGCTGCTGCAGCTAACTACAACATTAGCTATGTGGCCGGTAACCTCAAAATTAAACCGGGTGCACCAACCAGCATTACGCTTGCCGGTGTTACTTTGTATGAAAACAGTGCTTCTGGCACCAACGCCGGTACACTAAGCAGTACTTCTGATGATCCATCCGCAACTTTTACCTATACCCTTGTTGCAGGAACCGGTGATACTGATAATGCATTGTTTGCCATCAGTGGTAATAAAATCAATACCGCTGCAGTGCTCGACTTCGAAAACAAAGCGACTTATAAAGTGAGGGTTCGTTCGACAACACAATACAACCTTTGGCTGGAGAAAGAATTGACTATCAATTTAACTGATGTCAACGAAATCCCAACCCTTGCTGCAATTGGTAACCAAACCATATGTTTTACTACCACAGCACAAACTGTAGCCTTAACAGGTATCAGTGCTGGCCCTGAAACTGCCCAAACCACGGTTTTAAGTGTAAGCAGCAACAATGCCGGCTTATTTGAAAACCTGACCGTAACAGGCAGCGGAGCAACAGGAACCCTAAACTACCGTATAAAAGCAGGTGCAATTGCCGGAACGGCAACCGTTACCGTAACGGTAAAAGACAATGGCGGTACCGCCAATGGTGGGGTAGATACTTACAGCAGAACTTTTGTGATTACCGTAAATGCTTTACCTGTAGTTTCTATTAACAGCGATAAGGGGCTGCAGATCAGTAAAGGTGAAACGGTACTGTTGACCGCAACCGGTGGCACCAGCTATAGCTGGGCGACAACCAACAGCAGTGCAGGTCCGTTTAATGTGCCAGCGCTTAAAGTAAGGCCAAGTCAAACCACTACTTATACCGTTACGGCTACCAATGCCAGTGGATGTCAGGATGTACAAACCATTACCATAACTGTAGTGGAGGATTATGCGAAAATCAAAGCAACCAATATCCTTTCACCAAATGGAGACGGATACAACGACAAATGGGTGATCGATAACATTGATTTTTATCCAAACAACGAGGTAAAGATTTTTGATAAAGCCGGACGTTTGATGTATAGTAAAAAAGGATATGATAACAGTTGGGACGGAATGCTAAATGGTTTACCTTTAGCTGAAGGGACATATTATTATGTGATTGACTTTGGAACCAGCAGACCAAGATTTAAAGGTTTCATTACCGTTGTAAGACAAGATTAAAAATAATAAACCTGTATCAGTAGCTTTGCTGATACAGGCTTCTACACCATTAAAAGAAAAAGATGAAAATTGCATATCGTACGTTGTTGCTCCTGGTGTTGACAGGAGCGGGTAATGTAGTAAAGGCCCAGCTAAATCCCTTGTCTGCCCAGTACTATACCAATCAATACCTGATCAATCCTGCACTGGCAGGAGCAGATGAAGGACTGAAATTAAATGGAGCTTATCGCAAGTTGTGGAGCAATGTACCCGGTTCGCCCTTAACCCAAAACCTGACAGCCGATTATGGTTTTAAAAAGGTAGGTATCGGTTTAACGGTGAATAATGAAAGCGCAGGCTTGCAAAGGCAAACCCGAGTAGTAGGTAGCTATGCTTATCACCTGCCTTTAAGCGAAAACGGGCACCAATTGCATTTTGGGGTTTCATTAGGTTTCATGAGCCAGCGACTGGAAAATGCCGACATCTATGGCAACCCCAACGATCCAATGGTGGGGCAATACAACGATCGCAAAACTTACCTGGATGGTGATTTTGGGATCGCCTATACTTCGGGAAAATTCAACCTGCAGGCCTCAATACCCAATCTCAAAAGTGTCTTAAAAAAGGATGTGATCAAACTGGCCGATGTGGCAACGTTTTATACCGCCGCCAGTTATAAGATTGGTATTAGCGAAGGAATAGAAGGGATGGATATTGAACCTAAAGTAGCTTATCGCGGGGTAAAAGGGTTTGATAACATCTGGGATGCAGGTGCGCAAATGAGCATTGCCAATAAGCAGGTGTTCTTGCTGGCTATGTACCACAGTACGGAAAATGCTACTTTTGGTTTAGGTATGGACTACAAGAAGAAATACTTGATCAGTGGCACCTATACTACACAAACTTCGGCTTTGAGCGCCTATACCAATGGTAGTTTTGAGCTAAATCTGAGGTGGAACCTGAGTAAATAATATTTATCACTTTACAAAAAAGGGCTTGGAAGTTTTCAAGCCCTTTTTTGTTTTAAATGTTGGCGATTGACCGCTATTTTGTAGCTTGCTGCAAATTAGCAAGAATGCATATAATTGTATTCTTGGCCATCTTATCAATAAAAAACAATGAGCACAGAGCCAGAGTCGGTATTGCACCAGGACAAGACATTTTCTAATGTAAACTATTCGGAAAAAAGATTAGACAATAGAGAGTTTGTAAACTGTGAGTTTGTGAGCTGCGATTTTAGTAAAAGCGACTTGAGAAATAATGATTTTGTGGATTGTCGTTTCAGGGATTGTAATTTCTCAATGACGGTATTGGATGGGGCAGGACTTAAGGATGTCGTTTTTACAGGGTGTAAGCTGTTGGGGATCGATTTTACCAGATGTAACAAGTTTATGCTGTCGTTTGAATTCAATAATTGTTACCTGGATTACAGCACCTTTTTCGGAACGAAAATCAAGAAAACGCGGTTTTCGGGAGGTTCACTTAAGGAAGTCGATTTCTCAGAAGCTGACTTGTCCATGGCTGTGTTTGAAAATTGCGACCTATTGGCAGCCAGGTTTTCCAATACCATTCTGGAAAAGGCCGATTTTCGAACTGCGTTTAACTTTAGTATAGATCCCGAAGGGAATAAACTCAAAAAAGCAAAGTTTTCGGTAAACAACCTTAGCGGGCTTTTGGATAAATATAATCTGGATATTAACGATTGATCAACTGCAAGGACATCCGTAAAAATTGATTATTTTTAGTTAAGTTTGGGAAGCAAGGGTTGTACAAAGGCATTTGCAGGAGTACAATCATTTAACCAAATCTTTAATTAAGCTGATCATAATATGGCTGCAACGATAACAAGAGTATTCGATTTACTGCAATACAACCTCGAGAAGTTTCCAAAAGAAGAATTTATCAGTGGTAAAGTAAAGGGCAATTGGGTAAAATACAGTACCCAAAAGTTTTGCGATACGGTTGATCTGTTGAGTAAAGGTTTAATCAGTACCGGCATTGGCAAGGCTTCCCGTGTCGCGGTCATGTCGCACAACCGCCCCGAGTGGAACATCAGCGATTTCGCCATCATGCAAATTGGTGCTTACCAGATTCCACTATACCCAACCCTGGCCGAACATGACATTAAATTTATCCTCGAAAATGCCGAGGTAACCATCGTTTTTGCAGCCGATGAAACTATATATAAAAAATTGGATGCAGTTAATCAGCAGCTAAAATCACCCGTTAAAATTTATACTTTTGATGAAGTGCCGGGGGCCGAAAACTGGAATGTCCTGCTGAAGGCAGGCGAAAGCCAGGAACAAGTAAATCTGCAGGATTACAGAAACGGTGTAACAGCCGAAGATATTTTAACGCTGATTTATACTTCGGGTACTACAGGTACGCCCAAAGGAGTAATGCTAACCCACAATAATCTGGTCAAAAATTTCGAGAATTCGGCCGTACTACTACCCGAAGGCATTGGAAAAGGACTGAGCTTTTTGCCCCTGTCGCATATTTTTGAGCGCATGGTGGTATACCTTTATATGTATACCGGCGTGGGGGTATACTATGCCGAAAGTATGGACACCATTGTTGCCGATATTCAGTTTGTAAAACCGAATGTGTTCTCAACCGTTCCGCGCTTGCTGGAAAAAGTGTATGAGAAAATTATGGAAAAAGGTAAAGCCCTTGCCGGTATTAAACGGGGCATCTTTTTCTGGTCGGTAGCCCTGGCCGAAAAATATGAGATGAAAACCAACTGGTTTTACAATTTTAAGCTGAACATAGCCCGTAAGCTGGTCTTCAAAAAATGGCAGGAAGCCCTGGGCGGAAACATCATCGTCATCATATCGGGTGGCGCAGCTTTGAATCCCCGCCTTGCCCGCATTTTCTGGGCAGCAGGTATGCCTGTATTTGAAGGCTACGGCCTGACAGAAACCTCGCCGGTAATTACCGTAAATCATTTTGAGAATGCCATGTTCGGAACCGTAGGTCCGGCCATTGCAGGTATGGAAATAAAAATTGCCGAAGATGGCGAAGTGCTGGCCCGTGGTCATGCCATTATGAAAGGCTATTACATGCGCGATGACCAAACCGCCGAAACTATTGATGCCGATGGCTGGTTTCATACCGGCGATATCGGGGAAATAGTTGGTGGTAAATACCTTAAAATTACCGACCGCAAGAAAGAGATATTTAAAACCGCCGGTGGTAAATATGTGGCCCCGCAAACCATCGAAAATAAGTTTAAAGAAACCCCATTGGTAGAGCAGGTAATGGTGCTGGGGGAAAACCGCAAGTTTCCAGCAGCATTGATTGTCCCCAATTTTGTGGCCCTTAAAGCATGGGCAACCAAAAAGGGCATCAATTATACCAGCGATGAGGAAATGGCAAAAAATGAACAGGTGATTACGAAATTTAATCAGATTGTTGAACTAACCGGTAAAGACTTTGGCAAGTGGGAACAGGTAAAACGTTTTGCCTTGCTCCCTAAAGCATGGAGCATTGATGGTGGTGAACTGACGCCGAAACTAAGCTTAAAACGGAAAATTATCCTCGAAAAAAATGCAGCTATTATTGATAAAATCTATGCCGATGCAGAAGGCTATAAGGGTTAAACCTTTGGCTGGCTGGGCCACTGTATGCCTGGTTGCTATAAGTTTGATAGGTTGTGTTGGTGGACAGCTGGGGCAAAACAACAGCGGACAGTACCGCAATGGTATGGTGGTGGCGGCCAATGAAAATGCTTCTCAGGTAGGTCTCAATATTTTAAAGAAAAATGGTAATGCCGTTGATGCTGCCGTAGCAGTACAGTTTGCTTTGGCCGTGGTTTATCCGGGGGCAGGTAATATCGGTGGAGGTGGCTTTATGGTTTATCGCTCTGCTGCGGGTGAAACCAATACGCTCGACTTTCGCGAAAAAGGTCCTTTCAGGTCTTCAAGAGATATGTACCTTGACCAGGCCGGTAATCCTATTGTAGAAAAGAGTCTGGATGGTCATTTGGCTGCGGGCGTACCGGGTTCGGTAGCCGGTATGGTTGCTGCACACCAAAAATACGGGCACTTGAAATGGGCCGACCTCATTGAACCTGCCATTGCCCTGGCCCGTGATGGATTTAAAATTACCGCACAGGAGGCCGCTGGACTAAACGGGCAGAAGGAAAGGTTTTTAAAATACAATCCGGCAGGGACCGCCTTGCTAAAAGAAGACGAATGGAAAGAAGGAGATGTGTTGGTCCAGCCCGAACTGGCTGCAACTTTGGAGCAGATCCGCGACAAAGGAAGGGCCGGTTTTTATGAAGGGCCAGTGGCCGACAGCCTGCTAGCCGAAATGAAAAGGGGCGGTGGCCTGATCAATGCCGAAGATTTGAAAAGTTATAAGGCCATATGGCGCAAGCCGGTAACAGCCGATTATAAGGGCTATAAAATTATCACTATGCCACCGCCATCAAGTGGCGGCATTGCTTTGGTACAGCTGCTAAAATTAGTAGCGCCCTTTCCTTTAAAACGCTGGGGCTGGAATGCTGACTCTACCGTGCAGGTGATGGTTGAAGCCGAAAGAAGGGTGTATGCCGACAGGGCAACTTATTTGGGCGATCCGGACTTTTTTGATGTGCCGCAGGCGCAGCTTTTAGGCGAGGCTTACCTGAAAAACCGCATGAGTAACCTGAATTGGGCAAAGGCTACCCCCAGTACCGAAATAAAAGCCGGA
Encoded proteins:
- a CDS encoding MBG domain-containing protein — its product is MNKFFTKNIKVLGLFILFSCISLVAAAQYTATTITSEGLYTALAKDGSNNFIYFSRAKTGSSGLLYEIVRRHLTTNAELVLITDLTHTVTEYPFGIAVASNGTVFISTDFAAPAEGKIIKLTPNAGATIYTPSDFQTGRYFTALAIDTQDKLYATEYNGTGYSVVKYNDINTANSTGVSLYSTLKSAPGYSYPTGLAVGINGDVFVADAFSNDGIGTDGGKVIKLTASTAYTPSDVSTGKYATSIALDNFGNLYSNENSGSSVLDYKLVKYTGATGTPSVIYGSLNTDGIYYPWGVVFIGNEIYGVNGNNATTATGGEIIKHTQLDVTAPAVPTNLTAIPGNKSNVLNWTGVGDADLLGYNIYGGTSQNPTTLIGGVPAGTTTFIHTGLASGTLYYYKVASSDDKFNVSGKSVEASSTPFLLAGGPGTLPAATFNEAYSQTLTATGGTGPYTFSVIGTLPGGLSLNSGIISGTPTAAGTYNFSIRTTESSPAPGPYFEDIAYTLVVNLAPPVFTFAATDTKTYGAADYTLTATSTNTTTPITYALTGTGATVSPTGTVHITGAGTVTITASQVGNASYGPGSATQTLTIGKKALTIAANHKTKTYGQALTNNAASTDFVATGLVVPETIGTVNVVYGTGTLATEAVATYTGTVTATAAAGGTFNANNYDITYTPGNIIVNQAPLTVTASNVNKAYGQVLTDGAGATAFTSSGLQNGETIGSISVAYAGGALANDPINTYLAAITASNATAGTFTPANYAITYVKGNVIVDKAALTITANNRNKTYGTLATFVGTEFTTSGLVNGNTVTGVTLTSTGAAATSTVAGGPYLIVPALATGTGLNNYTITYTNGSLTVDKQDLVVVNTDRAKTYGDVLTNASFTGSLTGVVNGDNITLTRNSTGAVATAVTGTTYPIVATLSDPGSKLANYNLTNTNGTLTVDKKALTVTASNRTKTYGDAVTFTGTEFSQAGLINGNTLTGVTLNSTGAAATAVASVTPYPIIPTVAVGAGLDNYAITYVNGGLSVDQKALTVVNDNRSKAYGDVLTNADFTGSLTGIVNGDNITLTRSSTGEVATAVTGTTYPIVATLADPDSKLSNYTLNNPDGTLTVGKKALTITADNRNKTYGTLATFAGTEFTTLGLINGNTVTGVTLTSTGAAAASTVAGGPYPIVPTVATGTGLNNYTITYVNGSLAIDKQNLVVVNTDRTKTYGDVLTNASFTGSITGVVNGDNITLTRNSTGAIATAVTTSTYPIIATLADPGNKLDNYNVTNTNGTLTVDKKALTITASNRTKTYGDAVTFTGTEFSQTGLINGNTVTGVTLNSTGAAATAVASLTPYPIVPTVAVGAGLDNYAITYVNGGLSVDQKALTVVNDNRSKAYGDVLTNADFTGSLTGIVNGDNITLTRSSTGEVATAVTGTTYPIVAALADPDSKLSNYTLNNPAGTLTVGKKALTITADNRNKTYGTLATFAGTEFTPVGLINGNTVTGVTLTSTGASAAATVAGGPYPIVPTIATGTGLNNYTITYVNGSLAIDKQNLVVVNTDRAKTYGDVLTNTDFTGSLTGVVNGDNITLTRNSTGAIATAVTGTTYPIVATLSDPGSKLANYNLTNTNGTLTVDKKALTITASNRTKTYGDAVTFAGTEFSQAGLINGNTVTGVTLNSTGAAATAVASVTPYPIVPTVAVGTGLDNYTITYLNGGLTVDRKALTITASNRIKTYGDAVTFAGTEFTQVGLINGNTITGVTLTSPGAVATATIAGSTYPIVPSAAIGTGLDSYAITYANGTLTVNKKALTITADNKEKFAGTANPTLTASYNGFANGETNTVLTTQPALSTTAVTTSPIGDYPITVGGAAAANYNISYVAGNLKIKPGAPTSITLAGVTLYENSASGTNAGTLSSTSDDPSATFTYTLVAGTGDTDNALFAISGNKINTAAVLDFENKATYKVRVRSTTQYNLWLEKELTINLTDVNEIPTLAAIGNQTICFTTTAQTVALTGISAGPETAQTTVLSVSSNNAGLFENLTVTGSGATGTLNYRIKAGAIAGTATVTVTVKDNGGTANGGVDTYSRTFVITVNALPVVSINSDKGLQISKGETVLLTATGGTSYSWATTNSSAGPFNVPALKVRPSQTTTYTVTATNASGCQDVQTITITVVEDYAKIKATNILSPNGDGYNDKWVIDNIDFYPNNEVKIFDKAGRLMYSKKGYDNSWDGMLNGLPLAEGTYYYVIDFGTSRPRFKGFITVVRQD
- a CDS encoding pentapeptide repeat-containing protein, which gives rise to MSTEPESVLHQDKTFSNVNYSEKRLDNREFVNCEFVSCDFSKSDLRNNDFVDCRFRDCNFSMTVLDGAGLKDVVFTGCKLLGIDFTRCNKFMLSFEFNNCYLDYSTFFGTKIKKTRFSGGSLKEVDFSEADLSMAVFENCDLLAARFSNTILEKADFRTAFNFSIDPEGNKLKKAKFSVNNLSGLLDKYNLDIND
- a CDS encoding PorP/SprF family type IX secretion system membrane protein, which gives rise to MKIAYRTLLLLVLTGAGNVVKAQLNPLSAQYYTNQYLINPALAGADEGLKLNGAYRKLWSNVPGSPLTQNLTADYGFKKVGIGLTVNNESAGLQRQTRVVGSYAYHLPLSENGHQLHFGVSLGFMSQRLENADIYGNPNDPMVGQYNDRKTYLDGDFGIAYTSGKFNLQASIPNLKSVLKKDVIKLADVATFYTAASYKIGISEGIEGMDIEPKVAYRGVKGFDNIWDAGAQMSIANKQVFLLAMYHSTENATFGLGMDYKKKYLISGTYTTQTSALSAYTNGSFELNLRWNLSK
- the ggt gene encoding gamma-glutamyltransferase, with the protein product MQKAIRVKPLAGWATVCLVAISLIGCVGGQLGQNNSGQYRNGMVVAANENASQVGLNILKKNGNAVDAAVAVQFALAVVYPGAGNIGGGGFMVYRSAAGETNTLDFREKGPFRSSRDMYLDQAGNPIVEKSLDGHLAAGVPGSVAGMVAAHQKYGHLKWADLIEPAIALARDGFKITAQEAAGLNGQKERFLKYNPAGTALLKEDEWKEGDVLVQPELAATLEQIRDKGRAGFYEGPVADSLLAEMKRGGGLINAEDLKSYKAIWRKPVTADYKGYKIITMPPPSSGGIALVQLLKLVAPFPLKRWGWNADSTVQVMVEAERRVYADRATYLGDPDFFDVPQAQLLGEAYLKNRMSNLNWAKATPSTEIKAGVLNSPEHEETTHFSIVDREGNAVSITTTLNGSYGSAVVVKGAGFLLNNEMDDFSVKPGAPNMYGLVGGEANAIAPAKRMLSSMTPTIIEKEGKLFMIVGTPGGSTIITSVFQTILNVIEFDKSMQAAVDAKKFHHQWLPDTVFVEKEALDSVTSLKLTNKGYKLLQRGGIGRVDAILRTKWGYYQGGADSRGDDKALGW
- a CDS encoding long-chain fatty acid--CoA ligase; translation: MAATITRVFDLLQYNLEKFPKEEFISGKVKGNWVKYSTQKFCDTVDLLSKGLISTGIGKASRVAVMSHNRPEWNISDFAIMQIGAYQIPLYPTLAEHDIKFILENAEVTIVFAADETIYKKLDAVNQQLKSPVKIYTFDEVPGAENWNVLLKAGESQEQVNLQDYRNGVTAEDILTLIYTSGTTGTPKGVMLTHNNLVKNFENSAVLLPEGIGKGLSFLPLSHIFERMVVYLYMYTGVGVYYAESMDTIVADIQFVKPNVFSTVPRLLEKVYEKIMEKGKALAGIKRGIFFWSVALAEKYEMKTNWFYNFKLNIARKLVFKKWQEALGGNIIVIISGGAALNPRLARIFWAAGMPVFEGYGLTETSPVITVNHFENAMFGTVGPAIAGMEIKIAEDGEVLARGHAIMKGYYMRDDQTAETIDADGWFHTGDIGEIVGGKYLKITDRKKEIFKTAGGKYVAPQTIENKFKETPLVEQVMVLGENRKFPAALIVPNFVALKAWATKKGINYTSDEEMAKNEQVITKFNQIVELTGKDFGKWEQVKRFALLPKAWSIDGGELTPKLSLKRKIILEKNAAIIDKIYADAEGYKG